The Nicotiana tomentosiformis chromosome 2, ASM39032v3, whole genome shotgun sequence genome includes the window ccgtatagaacgagctaccttgggggcaacctcaagggcctgcctagatgactcaaaagGAGTGTCGAAGGCACCCATAGAGTTTCCCTAACTTATATGGGTGCCTTCGACACTCcttttgagtcatctaggcaggcccttgaggttgcccccaaggtagctcgttctatacggctcggtggcagcacgcATGGGGGAggttcttttcaaaaattcaaaaaaaaaaataaatagaaatccaaaaatattttctttcttctttataagtctttctttcggaaattagaagaaaaaaaaagagttagtttatttcctttatttttgatcttcccgaactacgcacgatctgattcatgttcccacatgatacgtaggcaacccacatcaggttcgatcatccaaaaaaaatgaaaaatgaaatgaaatgaaaatgaaaaaaaataaaataaaaaatgatgatgataataaggaccgactgagtccattctaacgtgtctcttgttttgaatcatagaagaaagtttgaggtggtcggtttgtggtaaGCTATCAATACAAGATCTAAAGGAAAAATGTCATTGACAATTGACATTGAAGCTGTTACGAGTGGTCAAGAGACTCAGGGTCAGAGGGTTCAACAAGAGTCTACTATGGTTGAGGAAAATAGAATACTGAAACAGCAAATGACTGAAATATGTCAAGCATCGGCCAATGGTCAAGGACCACCCTTTTCTTATGTTTTCCCAAAATTCACACCCATCTCGACTACTACCACTCATGTCTCATTGTCTGATCGATCCTATCCATTTGGGTTCAGTCTTTATCCCAACTGTATGACTACAGCTGGAACTTCTGTTGCGCGCTCCCAAAGTGCACCATTGACAACTAATCAGACAATCACTATTGTTATGCCCGTTTTCACTATCCCACAGACAACAGTGGTACAAAAGAAAAGTCATGAGTCACAATTTGCTACCCATTAAGGACAATACCATTCTCCTGATTACCACTCATATCTATTTGATATTCCTTCAAAGATTGAGAAGCCTGCCCAAAAGATGGCACAAgaagaaatgacccaaagagtgaaaAGCTTAGAACAAAAGTTGAAAAACATGCAAGGGTCGGCAGGTCAGAAGAGTATTGCCTTCAAGGATCTATGTATGTTCCCCGGTGTTcgtttgccacttggtttcaagactcccaaatttgaaaagtatgatAGACATGGAGACCCCATAACCCACCTAAAAAGGTATTGCAATCAGTTAAGAGGTGTGGAGGGAAAAGAAGAACTAGTAATGGCTTATTTCGGGGAAAGCCTGATaggggtagcctctgaatggtttatggatcaagaaacctctcactggcatgtctgggatgacacGGCCCAGGCCTTTGTCAAACAGTTCCAATACAACATCGATATCGCCCCAAACCGCAATTCCCTTTCAAACTTGAAGAAGAAACCAACTGAAAGTTTCAGggaatatgccattaaatggagagagcaagcggctagagttaagccacccatggatgaccacgagctaatcactttcttccttcaggctcaagagataaattattttcaaaacatgatgtccgcagTGGGCAAATCCTTCTCGaaagcaatcaaaattggggaaatggttgagaatggccttaagacaggcaaaattataagtcaagcaGTTCTCAAAGCTGCAACTCAGGCTGTCCAGattgaatttgataattttagtgacacaaatgagaaggatgaagaaaccatGATGACAATAAGGTCGAGAAGAGGTCCTAGGAGAACATCTCGAAGGTATGAGCAGCCTCATCAGGTTTTCGATGATTCCCATGAGCACTACTATCCACCTCAAACCCACAATACTCTATTGCTCCACTTCAGTATGTTGTCCAGCCACCAAGACACCCCAGAAGGCGAGCACCAGCACCGCAAAATCTCCACCAGCCTTCACAAATTTTTCAAGTGCCCTATAACCCACATCCAAGCCAGGGGTATAGAGGGgaacaaaggttgaaagataattttacaccaataggagagtcctatgcaagtgtgtttgagaaattaaagcatTATGACATGATTAAACTTATTCCTCCAAATCATGTGGACCCACGTGTAAGAAGCTTTGACCCttctaaaaggtgtgaatacTATTCCAATGCCCAGGGGCATAATGTTAAAAGTTGtcgggatttgaaaagagaaatagaaaggatgATCCAAGAAAAACTGATTGTGATCCAAGATAATGACACCTAGAATATCAGGCAGAATCTTTTACATGCacatgatgatgcacactttgtGGTGATGATGTATGGTGACATGGAGTATGAGAATCCTCTCAGGAACTTGCCGACTGAAATTGGAGAAGGCCATGGTGATTCTGATGAGGAAATTTGTGGCTAAATGTCAAGCTTAGCAATTAAAaagtcattccctcctcactaggaaggaatcttggtagcttgttttgattgttttttctattatctgggttattccagggtgtgatccagattttatttgttttattgagtCAAACCCTTCTATCTCTCTATTTTGTTTGTGTGAGTCTTGTCTGTCCGTTTTGTTGCTATTTTCATTAGCCAGGTTATTTTAGGGTTGTAACTCAGATTTTAGATTGTTTGTCTTGTTACTTACTCAATGAAATACAGTTTGTCCTTTTGTGTCATTCCATGCTTAGTTCTTTTCCCGCTAGTTTTAGTgatatgacatgcatgcggaatttttggccagatcttagaaaactgatttaagcttgaattggataaATGAGAAAAAGGAACTTTAGAGGATGAATAAAGAGTtgaaacactttggaattaagctcgaATAAAATGACCTGTGGAGGTTAATGATCTTTACCTTTAAATCATTGTGAAGGTCGGGTTTGAGgaagaatcaattgaagtttattggaaagtttgacattaaTGGGTGAAAAGTGTCTTCTGTCCACGACACACCAAGAAGACAGACATGTTCATCAATGTTATGTCGCGAAAGAAAACCATGATTGGCACTCTAAAGGCTAGGAGGCCCTTGTTAtgctacccaaacactttataccctttgttacaccttttgagcctgtgttattttctttgatcaccctctttgggaatcaagtttagagtcaaaagtcaaaaaaaaatgaaaagaaaaattcaTGCTCCCAAAGTACAAACTGGGGAaactcttagaaagttcaagtgaaaaagaaaaagaaaaaaagaacattTGAAGGTCCATGCCCCTAGAAAATAGAAGCTGgggcagtttgttttggaaaaaaaaagagaagatagaaggaaaaaatgagaaaaaaagaaagaaaaagaaaaagaaagaaagataaaaaaaaaggTAGTTTAGAGGTTTGAACTACGTTAGACCTGattccttaaaaaaaaaaaaggatacataggcagccttacacggttcggtccaaccaaataagaagaaaaaaaaaaccaaaaatccCCAGTATCAGAAACTGGGACAAAGATTTTATTCcacaggcggaattctagttttttggacgtaaaacgcaaaataacgaggaacggtcatggaggggtggtgactatagttccttaagtcatatttgatggcccgaaaaaattttaggcaatacgggctcgggggcctgggcccactcggaaggcgtgggctatagtacacgaaaatatgggaatcgggtggaattctagttttttggccgtaaaaaaagaataacgaggaacggtcatggcggggcggtgactatggttctttaggtcctatttgatggcccgaaaatattttaagcgatccgggtccggggtcccgggcccactctgaTGTtttgggctacaacacacgaaaatatgggaattgggcggaattttagttttttggctataaaacacaaaatagcaaggaacggtcatggcggggcggtgactatggttctttaggttgtatttgatggcccggaaatattttaggcgatccaggtccggggtcccggcccactcggaaggcttgggctatagcacaagaaaatatgggaatcatttagaattctagttttttggccgtaaaatgcaaaacaatgaggaacggtcatggcggggcggtgactatggttcttcaggtcatatttgatggcccgaaagagttttaggcgatccgggtctgggggcccggggccactaagaaggcgtgggctatagtcgtaaaatgccaaaaatgaggaacgatcatggcagggcggtgactatgcttgcttaggtcgtatttgatgtcccataaaagttttaggcgatccgggcctgggggcccgggcccactcggaaggcgtgagctatagcatacgaaaatatgggaatcgggcagaattctagttttttaagcCGTAAACGGCAAAAAGCTAAGGAaaagccatggcggggcggtgattatggttctttaggtcatatttggtggcccgaaaatttttttggcgatccgggtccggagggctcgggcccacttggaaggtgtgagATATAtcactcaaaaatatgggaatcgagcgaaattatagtattttggccgttaaacgcaaaaaaatgaggaacggtcatggcggggtggtgactatggttctttaggtcgtatttgatagcccaaaaatattttaggctatccgagtccggggggcccggccaacttgttaggcgtgggctattgcacatgcaaatatgagaatcgagcggaattcttgtttgttggccgtaaatataggaatcgggcgaaattattttattttggcctttaaacgcaaaaaatgaggaaaggtcattgtggggtagtgactatggttctttaagttgtatttgatggcccgcaaaagttttaggcgattagggtctgggggccctgcccactgggaaggcgagggctatagcacacgaaagtatgggaatcgggcggaattctagttttttggccgtaaaacgcaaaaaaaataaaaaagaaccgtcatggaggggcggtgactatggttctttaggtcgtatttgatggcccgaaaaagttttaggcgatccgggtctgaggGCCCGGTCCCACTaagtaggcgtgggctatagcacacgaaaatattataatcgggtggaattctagtttttttgctgtaaaacgcaaaacaacgaggaacggtcatggcgaggcgatgactatggttctttaggtcatatttgatggcccgaaaaaattttaggcgatccgagtccagggggctcGGCCAACTCattaggcgtgggctattgcacacgcaaatatgggaatcgggcggaattcttgtttgttggtcgtaaaatgcaaaagacgAGGAACGATtcttggcggggcagtgactatggttccttaggtcctatttgatggttcAAAAAAATTTCAGGTGATTCGGGTcctgggggcctgggcccactacgatggcgtgggctatagcacacgaaaatatgggaatgaggcaaaattatagtattttggccgttaaacgcaaacaaatgaggaaaggtcatggtggggcggtgactatggttctttaagttgtatttgatggcccgcaaaaattttaggcgattagggtctgggggccctgcccactgggaaggcgagggctatagcacacgaaagtatgggaatcgggcggaattctagttttttggccgtaaaacgcaaaaaaataaaaaagaaccgtcatggaggggcggtgactatggttctttaggtcgtatttgatgccccgaaaaagttttaggcgatccgggtctgaggGCCCGGTCCCACTaagtaggcgtgggctatagcacacgaaaatattataatcgggtggaattctagttttcttgccgtaaaacgcaaaacaatgaggaacggtcatggcggggcggtgactatggttctttaggtcatatttgaatgcccgaaaaatttttaggcgatctgagtccggggggCTCGGCCAACTCGTTAGGCTTGGGCTATTGCACAcacaaatatggaaatcgggcggaattcttgtttgttggccctaaaatgcaaaagaCGAGGAACGATtcttggcggggcagtgactatggttccttaggtcctatttgatggtccaaaaaaattttaggtgatccgggtcctggGGGCCTGAGCCCACTacgatggcgtgggctatagcacacgaaaatatgggaatgaggcaaaattatagtattttggccgttaaacgcaaacaaatgaggaaaggtcatggtggggcggtgactattgttctttaggttgtatttgatggcccacaaaaattttaggcgattagggtctgCGGTcgctgcccactgggaaggcgagggctatagcgcacgaaaatatgggaatcgggcggaattctagtttttttgccgaaaaacgtaaaaaatgaggaacgatcattgcggggcggtgactatggttccttaggtcttatttgatggcccgaaaaacttttagtctatccgagtccagggggcccggcccactcggaaggcatgggctataacacacgaaaatatgggaatcgggcgaaattctagttttatggccgaaaaatgtaaaaaatgaggatcgatcatgacggggtggtgactatggttccttaggtcgtatttgatggcccgaaaagtttttaggcgatcccagtccaggggccaggcccactcggaaggcgtgggaaatagcacacgaaaatatgggaatcgggcggaattctagttgtttggccgataaacgcaaaaactaaggaaggatcatgacggggcgatgaatttggttccttaggtcgtatttgatggcccagaaaatttttaggcgatccggctttggggggccctacccactgggaaggcgtgggctata containing:
- the LOC108949207 gene encoding uncharacterized protein, which codes for MAQEEMTQRVKSLEQKLKNMQGSAGQKSIAFKDLCMFPGVRLPLGFKTPKFEKYDRHGDPITHLKRYCNQLRGVEGKEELVMAYFGESLIGVASEWFMDQETSHWHVWDDTAQAFVKQFQYNIDIAPNRNSLSNLKKKPTESFREYAIKWREQAARVKPPMDDHELITFFLQAQEINYFQNMMSAVGKSFSKAIKIGEMVENGLKTGKIISQAVLKAATQAVQIEFDNFSDTNEKDEETMMTIRSRRGPRRTSRRQNLLHAHDDAHFVVMMYGDMEYENPLRNLPTEIGEGHGDSDEEICG